A single window of Pseudomonas marginalis DNA harbors:
- the mqo gene encoding malate dehydrogenase (quinone), protein MFKKVNTALLGLALSMGITSVHAEETKKVDVLLIGGGIMSATLGVWLNELEPGWSMEMVERLDGVAEESSNGWNNAGTGHSALAELNYTPEDKNGNVEIPKAVEINEAFQISRQFWSWQVQQGVLKNPRSFINSTPHMSFVWGDDNIKFLKKRYEALQASPLFAGMQYSEDPAQIAKWVPLMMEGRDPNQKIAATWSPLGTDMNFGEITRQFVAHLQTTPKFDLKLSSEVQDITKNADGSWRVSYKNLKDGTKTETDAKFVFIGAGGGALHLLQKSGIPEAKEYAGFPVGGSFLVTDNPTVAEQHLAKAYGKASVGAPPMSVPHLDTRVLDGKRVILFGPFATFSTKFLKEGSYLDLLTSTTTHNIWPMTKVGIREYPLVEYLAGQLMLSDDDRFKALQEYFPNAKQSDWRLWQAGQRVQIIKRDEEQGGVLKLGTEVVSSADNTIAGLLGASPGASTAAPIMLTVLQKVFKDKVATPEWQAKLHQIVPSYGTKLNDSPEAVAKEWAYTANILQLPAPPVIPQKAAVKAPEAAKPAAEPSKPASDLAL, encoded by the coding sequence ATGTTTAAAAAAGTAAACACTGCCCTGCTGGGGCTGGCTTTGTCGATGGGGATCACGTCCGTTCACGCGGAAGAGACAAAGAAAGTCGATGTGCTGCTGATCGGCGGCGGCATCATGAGTGCAACCCTGGGTGTCTGGCTCAATGAGCTGGAGCCGGGCTGGTCGATGGAAATGGTCGAGCGCCTCGATGGCGTCGCCGAAGAAAGCTCCAACGGCTGGAACAACGCCGGTACCGGTCACTCGGCCCTGGCTGAGCTGAACTACACCCCGGAAGACAAGAACGGCAACGTTGAGATCCCGAAAGCGGTCGAGATCAACGAAGCGTTCCAGATCTCCCGTCAGTTCTGGTCCTGGCAGGTCCAGCAGGGCGTGCTGAAGAACCCGCGTTCGTTCATCAACTCCACGCCGCACATGAGCTTTGTGTGGGGCGATGACAACATCAAGTTCCTCAAGAAACGCTACGAAGCCCTGCAAGCAAGTCCGCTGTTCGCCGGCATGCAGTACTCCGAAGACCCGGCGCAGATCGCCAAGTGGGTTCCGCTGATGATGGAAGGGCGTGACCCGAACCAGAAAATCGCGGCCACCTGGAGCCCGCTGGGTACCGACATGAACTTCGGCGAGATCACCCGCCAGTTCGTCGCTCACCTGCAAACCACGCCTAAGTTCGACTTGAAACTGTCGAGCGAAGTGCAGGACATCACCAAGAACGCCGACGGTTCGTGGCGTGTCAGCTACAAAAACCTGAAAGACGGCACCAAGACTGAAACCGACGCCAAGTTCGTGTTCATCGGCGCGGGCGGCGGTGCACTGCACCTGCTGCAAAAGTCGGGCATTCCTGAAGCCAAGGAATACGCTGGCTTCCCGGTCGGCGGCTCGTTCCTGGTGACCGATAACCCAACCGTCGCCGAGCAGCACCTGGCCAAGGCCTACGGCAAGGCTTCGGTTGGCGCGCCACCGATGTCGGTTCCGCACCTGGACACCCGCGTGCTGGATGGCAAGCGCGTGATTCTGTTTGGCCCATTCGCCACCTTCTCGACCAAGTTCCTGAAAGAAGGCTCGTACCTGGACCTGCTGACCAGCACCACCACCCACAACATCTGGCCAATGACCAAAGTCGGTATTCGTGAATACCCACTGGTCGAGTACCTCGCCGGCCAACTGATGCTGTCGGATGACGACCGCTTCAAGGCGCTGCAGGAGTACTTCCCGAACGCCAAGCAATCCGACTGGCGCCTGTGGCAGGCCGGCCAGCGCGTGCAGATCATCAAGCGTGACGAAGAGCAGGGCGGCGTCCTGAAACTCGGTACCGAGGTGGTCAGCTCCGCCGACAACACCATTGCAGGCCTGTTGGGTGCATCGCCAGGCGCGTCCACCGCGGCTCCGATCATGCTGACCGTGCTGCAGAAAGTGTTCAAGGACAAGGTTGCGACCCCTGAGTGGCAGGCAAAACTGCACCAGATCGTGCCTAGCTACGGCACCAAGCTGAACGACAGTCCTGAGGCTGTTGCCAAGGAATGGGCCTACACCGCCAATATCCTGCAACTGCCTGCACCGCCTGTGATTCCGCAAAAGGCTGCTGTCAAGGCGCCCGAGGCTGCCAAGCCTGCGGCTGAGCCGAGCAAGCCGGCGTCTGACCTGGCGCTGTAA
- a CDS encoding NADPH-dependent F420 reductase encodes MVANHHNRSPIHWSKTMKIGVIGAGFIGRAVAQLALAAGHEVMLSNSRGPHTMSSVVSGILGVQVGSADDAAKFGDVVLVAIPLEHYRSVPAQWLEGKTVMDANNYYPNRDGHIPVLDRFESTTSRLLAEHLPHSHVVKVFNAIFAPDLTQDARPHGAPDRRALPVAADDAAAKARVITLLDELGFDAVDAGSLDDSWRLERGKPAYCVPLDQAGLKAALAAAERTVELPPVERTRR; translated from the coding sequence TTGGTTGCCAATCATCATAACCGCTCCCCCATTCATTGGAGCAAGACCATGAAGATTGGTGTTATTGGAGCAGGCTTTATCGGGCGCGCCGTGGCCCAACTGGCGCTGGCGGCCGGGCACGAAGTGATGTTGAGCAACTCCCGTGGCCCCCACACCATGAGCAGCGTAGTGAGCGGCATACTCGGCGTGCAGGTGGGCAGTGCCGACGACGCCGCCAAATTCGGCGATGTGGTGCTCGTGGCGATCCCCCTGGAGCATTACCGCAGCGTCCCGGCGCAATGGCTGGAGGGCAAGACTGTGATGGATGCGAATAATTACTACCCGAACCGCGACGGCCATATCCCGGTACTGGATCGCTTCGAATCCACCACCAGCCGGTTGCTCGCCGAGCATCTGCCCCATTCACATGTAGTGAAAGTGTTCAACGCGATCTTCGCTCCCGACCTGACGCAGGACGCGCGCCCCCACGGTGCCCCCGACCGCCGGGCGTTGCCGGTGGCAGCGGATGACGCCGCAGCGAAGGCACGCGTCATCACGCTACTCGACGAATTGGGTTTCGACGCCGTGGATGCCGGCAGCCTGGATGACAGCTGGCGGCTGGAACGCGGCAAGCCTGCCTATTGCGTCCCGCTGGACCAGGCTGGCTTGAAAGCAGCGCTGGCCGCCGCCGAGCGTACGGTTGAACTGCCGCCTGTCGAACGCACCCGCCGTTAG
- a CDS encoding LysR family transcriptional regulator — protein MNAFVIAAELGSYARAAERLGMSPQMVAKHVTALEQRLGARLLNRTTRRQSLTELGSAYYERCKHILVEAEAADSLAQIMNDTPRGKLKITAPVTFGSYSLMPLITGFLRDNPDVEIDLHLTDRFVDLVEEGYEAAFRIGPLATTGLTARPLAPYRLVVCASPEYLAARGTPQAPADLEHHECLGYAFWSRPADREWVFYQASTPYKVQVASRLQINESRALMSAALDGFGIVLGPEDFLRRALAGGELVRVLPNFEAPSRPMHLVYTANRQRTAKLRRFVEAVLGRFGHP, from the coding sequence ATGAATGCCTTTGTGATAGCTGCTGAGTTGGGCTCGTACGCGCGGGCTGCCGAGCGCTTGGGCATGTCGCCGCAGATGGTGGCCAAACATGTCACCGCGCTGGAGCAGCGCCTGGGCGCTCGCTTGCTTAACCGTACCACACGAAGGCAAAGCCTGACGGAGCTGGGGAGCGCGTACTACGAGCGTTGCAAACATATCCTGGTAGAAGCCGAGGCTGCCGATTCACTGGCGCAGATCATGAACGACACGCCGCGCGGCAAGCTGAAAATCACCGCGCCCGTCACCTTCGGATCCTACAGCCTGATGCCGTTGATTACCGGGTTCCTGCGCGACAACCCGGATGTGGAAATCGACCTGCACTTGACCGACCGTTTCGTGGACCTGGTGGAGGAGGGCTATGAAGCCGCTTTTCGTATCGGCCCCCTGGCGACCACCGGCCTGACAGCCAGGCCACTGGCACCTTACCGCCTGGTGGTCTGCGCGTCGCCGGAGTACCTGGCGGCACGCGGTACCCCGCAGGCCCCGGCGGACCTTGAACATCACGAATGTCTCGGCTACGCCTTCTGGTCGCGGCCGGCGGATCGCGAGTGGGTGTTCTACCAGGCTTCGACGCCTTATAAGGTGCAGGTTGCCAGTCGCTTGCAGATCAATGAAAGCAGGGCCTTGATGTCCGCCGCGCTGGATGGTTTTGGCATCGTGCTCGGTCCGGAAGACTTCTTGCGCCGGGCATTGGCCGGGGGCGAATTGGTGAGAGTGCTGCCGAACTTTGAAGCGCCGAGCCGGCCGATGCACCTTGTCTACACGGCGAACCGCCAGCGTACGGCCAAGTTGAGACGCTTTGTCGAAGCGGTGTTGGGACGCTTCGGTCACCCTTGA
- a CDS encoding YXWGXW repeat-containing protein, translating into MLLRYAALAAVVVAASGCVQERVVHERRPVQREYVEVVAPQPPPTQIIEVEPAVREGYIWSRGYWRWEGGRYVAVHGHWEPVREGYRYVHPHWVQRNDGYHWQVGGWVR; encoded by the coding sequence ATGTTGTTACGTTACGCGGCATTAGCTGCCGTTGTGGTCGCGGCGTCCGGGTGTGTGCAGGAGCGCGTGGTGCATGAGCGCCGGCCTGTACAGCGTGAATATGTCGAGGTGGTTGCGCCACAACCGCCGCCGACCCAGATCATCGAAGTCGAGCCTGCCGTACGTGAAGGTTACATATGGTCACGTGGTTACTGGCGCTGGGAAGGCGGGCGCTACGTTGCCGTACACGGCCATTGGGAGCCGGTGCGAGAAGGCTATCGTTATGTGCATCCGCATTGGGTGCAGCGCAATGATGGCTACCACTGGCAGGTGGGGGGCTGGGTTCGTTGA
- a CDS encoding PIN domain-containing protein → MIGLDTNVLVRYVTQDDPVQSPKACELIESLTTLSPGFVSLVSVVELVWVLQSCYQCAKNDIVVVLETLLRTRELTVEHAEVIWQALRWFTANNADFADCLIERCAHAAGCEYTATFDLGAAKAAGMKRLG, encoded by the coding sequence ATGATCGGGCTGGATACCAATGTACTGGTGCGCTACGTCACCCAGGATGATCCCGTTCAATCCCCCAAGGCCTGCGAATTGATCGAATCCCTCACCACGCTTTCGCCAGGGTTTGTCAGCCTGGTGTCCGTGGTGGAGTTGGTATGGGTATTACAGAGCTGCTACCAATGTGCCAAAAATGACATTGTCGTCGTTCTGGAAACACTGCTGCGCACCCGTGAATTGACCGTCGAACATGCCGAGGTCATCTGGCAGGCGCTTCGATGGTTCACGGCCAACAACGCCGATTTTGCCGATTGCCTGATAGAGCGCTGCGCCCACGCGGCCGGGTGCGAATACACCGCTACCTTTGACCTCGGTGCGGCCAAGGCAGCGGGTATGAAGCGTCTGGGCTGA
- a CDS encoding AbrB/MazE/SpoVT family DNA-binding domain-containing protein, with the protein MEIFTMATATLTSKGQITIPVQVRTALGLETGDRVEFVETEDGKFSIIAASKTVHDLKGLVRKPARVVSIDDMNRAIAAQGAKAG; encoded by the coding sequence TTGGAGATCTTTACCATGGCGACCGCCACACTTACCTCAAAAGGGCAAATCACCATCCCCGTCCAAGTCAGGACCGCACTTGGCCTGGAAACAGGCGACCGCGTCGAGTTCGTCGAAACGGAAGATGGCAAGTTTTCCATCATTGCAGCGAGCAAGACTGTCCATGACCTCAAGGGGCTGGTCCGGAAGCCTGCAAGGGTCGTGTCCATTGACGACATGAACCGCGCCATCGCAGCACAGGGAGCGAAGGCTGGATGA
- the ppnN gene encoding nucleotide 5'-monophosphate nucleosidase PpnN, which produces MPQRQVINASVSPKGSLETLSQREVQQLSEAGTGSIYTLFRQCALAILNTGAHIDNAKTILDAYKNFEVRIHQQDRGVRLELLNAPADAFVDGEMIASTREMLFSALRDIVYTENELDSQRIDLSNSQGITDYVFHLLRNARTLRPGVEPKIVVCWGGHSINTEEYKYTKKVGHELGLRSLDVCTGCGPGVMKGPMKGATISHAKQRITGGRYLGLTEPGIIAAEAPNPIVNELVILPDIEKRLEAFVRVGHGIIIFPGGAGTAEEFLYLLGILMHPDNRDVPFPVILTGPKQAAPYLQQLHAFVGATLGEAAQAHYQIIIDDPAEVARQMTVGLKAVKQFRRERNDAFHFNWLLKIDEGFQRPFDPTHENMASLQLSHALPPHELAANLRRAFSGIVAGNVKDKGIRLIEEHGPYEIHGDPAIMKPLDELLQAFVAQHRMKLPGGAAYVPCYRVVQ; this is translated from the coding sequence ATGCCCCAACGCCAAGTCATCAATGCCTCCGTCAGCCCCAAGGGCAGCCTCGAAACCCTGTCCCAACGTGAAGTCCAGCAACTGAGCGAAGCCGGTACCGGCAGCATCTACACCCTGTTTCGCCAGTGCGCCCTGGCGATCCTCAACACCGGCGCCCATATCGATAACGCCAAGACCATCCTCGACGCCTACAAGAACTTTGAAGTGCGCATCCACCAGCAGGACCGTGGCGTGCGCCTGGAGCTGTTGAACGCCCCCGCCGATGCTTTCGTCGATGGCGAAATGATTGCCAGCACCCGCGAAATGCTGTTCAGCGCCCTGCGGGACATCGTCTACACCGAGAACGAGCTGGACAGCCAGCGCATCGACCTGAGCAACTCCCAGGGCATCACCGACTACGTATTCCACCTGCTGCGCAATGCCCGCACCCTGCGTCCGGGCGTGGAGCCGAAGATCGTGGTGTGCTGGGGCGGGCATTCGATCAATACCGAAGAGTACAAATACACCAAGAAAGTCGGCCACGAACTCGGCCTGCGCAGCCTCGACGTGTGCACCGGTTGCGGCCCGGGCGTGATGAAAGGCCCGATGAAGGGCGCGACCATTTCCCACGCCAAACAACGCATTACCGGCGGGCGCTACCTGGGCCTGACCGAGCCGGGCATCATCGCCGCCGAAGCGCCGAACCCCATCGTCAACGAACTGGTGATCCTGCCGGACATCGAAAAACGCCTTGAAGCCTTCGTGCGCGTGGGCCACGGCATCATCATCTTCCCCGGCGGCGCCGGTACGGCCGAAGAGTTCCTGTACCTGCTGGGCATCCTGATGCACCCGGACAACCGCGACGTGCCCTTCCCGGTCATTCTCACCGGGCCGAAACAAGCCGCGCCGTACCTGCAACAATTGCATGCCTTCGTCGGCGCCACCCTCGGCGAAGCCGCGCAGGCGCACTACCAGATCATCATCGACGACCCGGCCGAAGTGGCCCGCCAGATGACTGTCGGCCTCAAGGCGGTGAAGCAGTTCCGCCGTGAGCGCAACGACGCGTTTCACTTCAACTGGCTGCTGAAGATCGACGAAGGCTTCCAGCGCCCGTTCGACCCGACCCACGAAAACATGGCCAGCCTGCAACTGAGCCACGCACTGCCGCCCCATGAACTGGCAGCCAACCTGCGCCGTGCGTTTTCGGGAATCGTGGCGGGTAACGTGAAGGACAAGGGCATTCGCCTGATCGAAGAACATGGCCCGTACGAGATCCACGGCGACCCGGCCATCATGAAGCCACTGGATGAGCTGTTGCAGGCGTTCGTTGCCCAGCATCGCATGAAGTTGCCGGGTGGCGCGGCGTATGTGCCGTGTTATCGCGTAGTGCAGTGA
- a CDS encoding aspartyl/asparaginyl beta-hydroxylase domain-containing protein, giving the protein MNKSALRKKAVSVAWVLGVLLIIDVFPETTLVFLCLVLVCGVYDFLRNGLYDKPTVKKYFIGSGRNTWLLAPFNTLFDLLSARNRHVYTMGDLPPAWRTDLQQVLDDAMAHKDEIIGYLDERMAEKKRGMLFFQWYGRPIETTLDIPELRKKLPFVKTIGVSVFNENRSTSFHFGPLRMMFRVLYNMAPAPHHDGVYIQVGKHKHYWHDDPLFIFDDTLMHASFNKNDAKRYCLFIDIVRPTPLPSVLNAVIAGFAGLVFTLRRVFYKNWKLIE; this is encoded by the coding sequence ATGAACAAGTCTGCTTTGCGTAAGAAAGCGGTATCGGTCGCCTGGGTACTCGGCGTGTTGCTGATTATCGATGTGTTCCCCGAAACCACGCTGGTGTTCCTCTGCCTGGTACTGGTGTGCGGCGTTTACGACTTCCTGCGTAACGGCCTGTATGACAAGCCGACCGTCAAGAAATACTTTATCGGCAGCGGTCGCAACACTTGGCTGCTGGCCCCGTTCAACACCCTGTTCGACCTGCTGAGCGCGCGTAACCGTCACGTCTACACGATGGGCGACCTGCCACCGGCCTGGCGCACAGACCTGCAACAGGTGCTCGATGACGCCATGGCCCACAAGGATGAAATCATCGGCTACCTGGATGAACGCATGGCCGAGAAGAAGCGCGGCATGTTGTTTTTCCAGTGGTACGGGCGACCGATCGAAACCACCCTGGATATTCCTGAACTGCGCAAAAAACTGCCGTTCGTGAAAACCATCGGCGTGTCGGTGTTCAACGAGAACCGCTCGACGTCCTTTCACTTCGGCCCCCTGCGCATGATGTTCCGCGTGCTCTACAACATGGCACCGGCGCCCCATCACGATGGCGTGTACATCCAGGTCGGCAAGCACAAGCACTACTGGCACGACGACCCGCTGTTTATCTTTGATGACACGCTGATGCATGCGTCCTTCAACAAGAACGACGCCAAGCGCTACTGCCTGTTTATCGACATCGTACGGCCAACGCCGCTGCCGTCGGTGCTTAACGCCGTCATCGCGGGTTTTGCCGGGCTGGTCTTTACCCTGCGTCGGGTTTTCTACAAAAACTGGAAGCTGATTGAGTAA
- the fabV gene encoding enoyl-ACP reductase FabV, protein MIIKPRVRGFICVTAHPVGCEANVKEQIDYVTEHGAIKDGPKKVLVLGASTGYGLAARISAAFGCGADTLGVFFEKEGEEGKLSSAGWYNSAAFEKFAVEKGLYAKSINGDAFSDEIKRLTIGTIKKDLGKIDLVVYSLAAPRRTDPKTGEVYNSTLKPIGKAVTLRGINTDKGVVVDTTLEPATQEEIDGTVNVMGGADWQLWIDALRDADVLAEGAKTTAFTYLGEKLTQDIYWNGSIGEAKKDLDKKVLTLRDNLAALKGDARVSVLKAVVTQASSAIPIMPLYLSLLFKVMKEQGTHEGCIEQVYGLFKDSLYGSEPKLDADGRLRADLAELEPKVQDAVAALWNQVTDENVDEISDFAGYKAEFLRLFGFEIDGVDYEADVNPTVKIKGLVQA, encoded by the coding sequence ATGATCATCAAACCGCGGGTTCGTGGCTTTATCTGTGTGACCGCTCACCCTGTTGGCTGTGAAGCGAACGTCAAGGAACAGATCGACTACGTAACTGAGCACGGCGCCATCAAAGACGGCCCGAAGAAGGTGCTGGTCCTTGGCGCTTCCACCGGCTACGGCCTGGCCGCGCGCATCAGTGCAGCGTTTGGCTGCGGCGCCGACACCCTGGGCGTGTTTTTTGAGAAAGAAGGCGAAGAAGGCAAGCTGAGCTCCGCCGGCTGGTACAACAGCGCTGCGTTCGAGAAGTTTGCCGTTGAAAAAGGCCTGTACGCCAAGAGCATCAACGGCGACGCGTTTTCCGACGAGATCAAGCGCCTGACCATCGGAACCATCAAGAAAGACCTGGGCAAGATCGACCTGGTCGTCTACAGCCTGGCCGCGCCACGGCGTACTGATCCAAAAACCGGTGAAGTCTACAACTCCACCCTCAAGCCAATCGGCAAGGCTGTGACCCTGCGCGGTATCAATACCGACAAAGGCGTTGTGGTCGACACTACCCTCGAGCCTGCAACCCAGGAAGAAATCGACGGCACCGTCAATGTCATGGGCGGCGCCGACTGGCAGCTGTGGATCGACGCCCTGCGTGATGCCGACGTACTGGCCGAAGGCGCCAAGACTACCGCGTTCACCTACCTCGGTGAGAAGCTGACCCAGGACATCTACTGGAACGGTTCCATCGGCGAAGCCAAGAAAGACCTGGACAAGAAAGTCCTGACCCTGCGCGACAACCTCGCTGCACTGAAGGGCGACGCCCGCGTATCGGTTCTCAAGGCGGTGGTCACCCAGGCCAGCTCCGCGATCCCGATCATGCCGCTGTACTTATCGTTGCTGTTCAAAGTGATGAAAGAGCAGGGCACCCACGAAGGCTGCATCGAGCAGGTCTACGGCCTGTTCAAGGACAGCCTGTACGGCAGCGAACCGAAGCTTGACGCCGACGGCCGCCTGCGCGCCGACCTGGCCGAACTGGAACCGAAGGTCCAGGACGCCGTGGCGGCACTGTGGAATCAGGTCACCGACGAGAACGTCGACGAGATCAGTGATTTCGCCGGCTACAAGGCTGAGTTCCTGCGCTTGTTCGGCTTTGAAATCGATGGTGTGGACTACGAGGCTGACGTCAACCCGACCGTGAAGATCAAGGGTCTGGTCCAAGCCTAA
- a CDS encoding HAD family hydrolase, with protein sequence MTIRAVVFDFGGVLFDWNPQHLYRKLIADDQERQWFLDNICTQAWNTEQDAGRPLAEATQILIDQYPEHEPLITAYYGRWHEMLRGPLPEGVAILNALHQANMPLFGLTNWSAETFPYALANYPFLRKFRNIVVSGELKLIKPDAAIYHASLSQVRVYLPDIQPGEVVFIDDVAGNIEAAVALGWQGIHHVSAEQTAARLRELGVGF encoded by the coding sequence ATGACGATTCGTGCAGTCGTTTTTGATTTCGGCGGTGTTCTCTTCGATTGGAACCCGCAGCACCTCTATCGCAAACTGATTGCCGACGATCAAGAGCGGCAATGGTTCCTCGATAACATCTGTACCCAGGCCTGGAACACCGAGCAGGATGCGGGGCGGCCGCTGGCCGAAGCCACACAGATCCTGATCGATCAATACCCCGAGCATGAACCCTTGATCACGGCCTATTACGGCCGCTGGCACGAAATGCTGCGTGGCCCGTTGCCCGAAGGCGTGGCGATTCTCAACGCGCTGCATCAGGCCAACATGCCACTGTTCGGGCTCACAAACTGGTCGGCCGAGACCTTTCCCTATGCGCTCGCCAATTACCCCTTCCTTCGGAAATTTCGCAACATCGTGGTGTCTGGCGAGTTGAAGCTGATCAAGCCCGACGCGGCGATCTACCACGCGAGCCTCAGCCAGGTACGGGTGTACCTGCCGGATATCCAGCCGGGGGAGGTGGTGTTTATCGATGATGTCGCCGGCAATATCGAAGCGGCCGTCGCCCTCGGCTGGCAAGGCATTCACCACGTGTCTGCCGAGCAGACGGCGGCGCGATTGCGCGAGTTGGGCGTGGGCTTCTAG
- a CDS encoding LysR family transcriptional regulator, giving the protein MDLFQAMSVYVKVVESGSMTAAAHACGMSTTMVGNHLRALEQRLGVSLLKRTTRKQSLTEFGGQYYQRCLEVLGLVADSEQWAEQAHGDIPKGTLRITAPPAFGTERLAPALSEFSQRYPLIKLYVVLSNQRMDMVDSGFDVAIRLGELEPSSLIARPMQDYTITLCASPDYLARRGTPQTPEDLQQHDCLAFAYPSTDDWRNADKLWRMTGAEGEVEIPVSGSLTINSSQALRQAAVQGMGIVMLPDALVQPDLQTGKLVALLTTYQLPSRPMHLLYGQDRYRLPKLRAFVDFAMEKWAR; this is encoded by the coding sequence ATGGACCTGTTCCAAGCGATGTCGGTGTACGTGAAAGTGGTGGAGAGCGGCAGCATGACCGCCGCCGCCCACGCCTGCGGGATGTCGACCACCATGGTCGGCAACCACCTGCGCGCCCTCGAACAACGCCTGGGCGTCAGCCTGCTCAAGCGCACCACCCGCAAACAGAGCCTCACGGAGTTCGGCGGCCAGTATTACCAGCGTTGCCTGGAAGTACTCGGGCTGGTGGCAGACTCCGAGCAATGGGCCGAACAGGCCCACGGCGACATCCCCAAAGGTACCCTGCGCATCACCGCGCCACCGGCGTTCGGCACTGAACGCTTGGCGCCGGCCTTGAGCGAGTTTTCCCAACGCTACCCGCTGATCAAGCTGTACGTGGTGCTCAGCAACCAGCGCATGGACATGGTCGACAGCGGCTTTGACGTGGCTATCCGCCTGGGCGAGCTGGAACCCTCAAGCCTGATCGCCCGACCAATGCAGGACTACACCATCACCCTGTGCGCCTCACCGGACTATCTGGCCCGACGTGGTACACCCCAGACACCCGAGGACCTGCAACAGCACGACTGCCTGGCATTCGCCTACCCTTCCACCGATGACTGGCGCAACGCCGACAAGCTGTGGCGCATGACCGGCGCAGAAGGCGAAGTGGAAATCCCGGTGTCCGGCTCGCTGACCATCAATAGCTCCCAGGCCTTGCGCCAGGCCGCCGTGCAAGGCATGGGGATCGTCATGCTGCCGGATGCCCTCGTGCAGCCCGACCTGCAAACCGGCAAGCTGGTGGCCTTGCTGACCACCTATCAACTGCCCAGCCGGCCCATGCATTTGCTGTACGGCCAGGACCGTTATCGCTTGCCGAAGCTGCGCGCCTTTGTGGATTTCGCCATGGAAAAGTGGGCGCGCTAG
- a CDS encoding aspartate aminotransferase family protein: MTAACLMTTYQPLALSFTRGLGTRLWDQQGREYLDAVAGVAVTNVGHSHPKLVTAISEQAGLLLHTSNLYSIDWQQRLAQRLTRLSGLDRAFFNNSGAEANETALKLARLHGWKKGIEEPLVVVMENAFHGRTLGTMAASDGPSVRLGFQRLPGDFLKVRFGDLAAIEAITQTFGTRIAAVLLEPIQGESGVLPSPPGYLQVLRDHCTRHGWLMMLDEIQTGIGRTGAWFAFQHEGIVPDVMTLAKGLGNGVPIGACLARAAVAALFTPGSHGSTFGGNPLACRVGCTVLDIIEEQGLLQNAAQQGERLLARLRMELEEHPQVLAIRGQGLMIGVELASPYRDLAQRAAQEHGLLINVTRGKVIRLLPPLTLDAKEVEMIVRALTRLLN, translated from the coding sequence ATGACCGCCGCCTGCCTGATGACCACCTATCAACCCCTGGCCCTGAGCTTCACCCGTGGCCTCGGCACGCGCCTGTGGGACCAGCAGGGGCGCGAATACCTGGATGCAGTGGCGGGTGTGGCGGTGACTAACGTCGGGCATTCCCACCCGAAACTGGTGACGGCCATCAGCGAGCAGGCCGGCCTGTTGTTGCACACCTCCAACCTCTACAGCATCGACTGGCAACAACGTCTGGCCCAGCGCCTGACGCGGCTGTCCGGCCTGGACCGTGCCTTCTTCAATAATTCCGGCGCCGAAGCCAACGAGACGGCGCTGAAACTGGCGCGGTTGCATGGCTGGAAAAAAGGCATCGAAGAGCCCTTGGTGGTGGTGATGGAGAATGCCTTTCATGGTCGTACGCTGGGTACCATGGCGGCCAGCGATGGACCCTCGGTGCGCTTGGGTTTCCAACGTTTGCCGGGGGATTTTCTCAAGGTCAGGTTTGGTGATCTGGCGGCGATCGAGGCAATCACCCAGACGTTTGGCACACGGATCGCGGCGGTCTTGCTGGAGCCCATCCAGGGCGAAAGTGGTGTACTGCCATCGCCGCCGGGTTACCTGCAAGTCCTGCGTGACCACTGCACACGGCACGGCTGGCTGATGATGCTCGACGAAATCCAGACCGGCATCGGCCGCACCGGCGCCTGGTTTGCCTTCCAGCATGAAGGCATTGTCCCGGATGTGATGACCCTGGCCAAAGGCCTCGGCAATGGCGTGCCCATCGGTGCGTGCCTGGCCAGGGCAGCGGTAGCCGCGCTTTTCACGCCGGGCAGTCATGGCAGCACCTTTGGCGGCAACCCGCTGGCGTGCCGGGTGGGCTGCACGGTGTTGGACATTATCGAAGAGCAAGGCTTGTTGCAGAACGCTGCACAACAGGGCGAGCGCTTGCTGGCGCGGTTACGCATGGAATTGGAAGAGCATCCGCAGGTGCTGGCGATTCGGGGGCAGGGCCTGATGATCGGTGTTGAGTTGGCCAGCCCCTATCGCGACCTGGCCCAGCGTGCTGCCCAGGAGCATGGGCTGCTGATCAACGTGACGCGGGGCAAGGTCATTCGCCTGCTGCCGCCGTTGACCCTGGATGCCAAGGAGGTGGAGATGATCGTGCGGGCCCTCACTCGGCTATTGAACTAG